A genomic region of Aspergillus oryzae RIB40 DNA, chromosome 1 contains the following coding sequences:
- a CDS encoding alpha/beta fold hydrolase (predicted protein), with translation MVEFVTINGAQLAYRLAGPANAPLIVTLHGGRGFGDHKSDFHAFLPLSPDYRLLSFDFRGHGRSSRTEPYSFRQLVEDIEGLRRHFVGGENPCIVCGGSFGGFLAQQYAITYPSHVSHLILRGTAPSHHHEAEAIEVLEGRMHRAPGLSTRMLRDKIFGQFDSDLEFQLIMYAAAPLYSESFNADIALGRNLDTVFYAKSHNDLYAEPEKFFDYRDDLSTVTAKTLIIVGERDWICPPAQSRVIASLIPNAHLEVIQDANHSVHVEKNAEVIGHIRKHLMRPAAIS, from the exons ATGGTTGAATTCGTCACCATCAACGGCGCACAGCTAGCCTACCGGTTGGCTGGCCCTGCCAATGCGCCCTTAATAGTGACACTGCATGGCGGTCGGGGCTTTG GCGATCACAAGTCGGACTTTCACGCATTTCTGCCGCTATCCCCAGACTATCGACTACTATCATTTGATTTTCGCGGCCATGGTAGAAGCTCTCGGACTGAGCCTTACAGCTTCCGACAACTAGTAGAGGATATCGAAGGACTGCGACGACACTTCGTGGGTGGCGAGAATCCTTGCATCGTGTGCGGTGGaagctttggtggatttctTGCTCAACAATATGCCATTACTTATCCTTCGCATGTTTCACACCTCATACTCCGAGGCACGGCGCCATCGCATCATC ACGAAGCAGAAGCGATTGAAGTCCTAGAGGGCCGCATGCATCGCGCACCTGGTCTCTCCACGCGGATGTTGCGAGACAAAATTTTTGGCCAGTTTGACAGTGATCTTGAGTTCCAACTCATCATGTATGCAGCCGCTCCGCTTTACAGCGAGTCCTTCAATGCAGATATCGCCTTAGGTCGCAATCTAGACACCGTATTCTACGCCAAGTCACACA ATGATCTCTATGCAGAGCcggagaagttctttgaCTATAGAGACGACCTCTCAACTGTGACAGCGAAAACCTTGATAATTGTCGGCGAGCGGGACTGGATTTGCCCACCGGCGCAGTCGCGGGTCATTGCATCCCTGATTCCAAATGCTCACTTGGAGGTTATTCAAGATGCAAATCATTCGGTTCATGTCGAGAAGAATGCTGAGGTCATTGGGCACATTCGAAAGCATTTGATGCGGCCTGCAGCGATCTCGTAA
- a CDS encoding uncharacterized protein (permease of the major facilitator superfamily), which produces MRRQNAARPENGDPTVLPNGFIVHKEPLTTISRSQDKPTTESDNSISILNERRWFHWHEPGTSKADKKLIFKLDWFLLSFSCLYFFIKQLDGNNISNAYVSGMKEELGFGPGNELSWMNTYFNIGQIVGGPLSNLALTVIRPRFWLPGCLVAWSLFVLFLFKCNKASQFYGLRFCIGFFESAAWPGVQYVLGCWYRKSEMARRSGLFVMSGVLGQMFSGYLQSALFTGMEGKGGMSSWRWLFIFDFVLAVPVAIYGIIFYPDTPENTTAFYLSESERERARSRISEEGRTPVGKMDGTVFTRILASWQLYTFSLGYAFWTLTCGSYVTQYFSIWLKSLNVYSVPQINNIPTALGAVNFFFMLTSGFVADKIGRRGPVCFAVGCLLTFCFAVFTAWPASRHLKMAAFILSGCYGSYTPLLAGWVNSSCGGDQQLRAFTLAFMVSLGQAVVIPFQQLQFPSGEAPTFTRTHGWVSGLCFVIILTLWTGFGIELVEWLVGRKEKGKGVIVEESNVDA; this is translated from the coding sequence ATGAGACGACAAAACGCGGCACGGCCAGAAAATGGCGATCCCACCGTCTTACCCAATGGCTTCATTGTCCACAAGGAGCCGTTAACTACCATCTCGCGAAGTCAGGACAAACCCACAACTGAGAGTGACAACTCTATATCAATTTTGAACGAGCGCCGCTGGTTTCACTGGCATGAGCCAGGCACCTCCAAGGCAGACAAAAAGCTCATCTTCAAACTGGATTGGTTCTTGCTAAGTTTCAGCTGCCTATACTTCTTCATTAAGCAGCTAGATGGCAACAATATCTCCAATGCGTACGTCTCTGGCATGAAGGAGGAGCTAGGCTTCGGTCCAGGGAACGAGCTCAGCTGGATGAACACTTACTTTAATATCGGCCAGATTGTCGGCGGCCCTTTGTCGAATCTTGCATTAACGGTTATTCGACCGCGATTCTGGCTGCCGGGCTGCTTAGTGGCGTGGTCTCTGTTcgtacttttccttttcaaatGCAATAAGGCCTCTCAGTTCTACGGGCTGAGATTCTGCATTGGATTTTTCGAGTCAGCCGCATGGCCAGGTGTACAATATGTGCTGGGCTGCTGGTATCGCAAGTCCGAAATGGCACGTCGTAGCGGCCTTTTCGTCATGTCTGGCGTCCTCGGCCAGATGTTCTCGGGCTACCTGCAGTCAGCCCTGTTCACTGGCATGGAGGGCAAAGGGGGCATGTCATCATGGCGATGGCTCTTCATTTTCGACTTCGTCCTCGCCGTGCCCGTAGCCATCTACGGCATCATTTTCTACCCAGACACACCCGAGAACACCACCGCATTCTACCTATCCGAAAGCGAAAGAGAACGGGCGCGCTCCCGAATCTCAGAGGAAGGGCGTACACCAGTTGGAAAGATGGACGGCACAGTATTCACGCGAATCCTCGCCTCCTGGCAACTATACACCTTCTCCCTCGGTTACGCCTTCTGGACCCTGACCTGCGGGTCATATGTCACGCAATACTTCAGCATCTGGCTAAAGTCACTCAACGTCTACTCAGTACCAcaaatcaacaacatccccaccGCGCTGGGGGCAGtcaatttcttcttcatgttgacATCGGGCTTTGTCGCAGACAAGATCGGGCGGCGTGGTCCTGTCTGCTTCGCCGTCGGGTGTCTGTTAACATTCTGCTTTGCTGTTTTCACGGCGTGGCCCGCGTCTCGCCATCTCAAGATGGCTGCTTTTATACTCTCTGGTTGTTATGGATCCTATACGCCTCTATTGGCTGGATGGGTTAATAGCTCCTGTGGTGGAGATCAGCAACTTCGGGCTTTTACCTTGGCTTTCATGGTTAGTTTGGGTCAGGCGGTTGTCATTCCGTTTCAACAATTACAGTTTCCCAGTGGAGAGGCGCCGACTTTCACAAGGACTCATGGCTGGGTGAGTGGACTGTGCTTTGTGATTATATTGACGCTCTGGACTGGGTTTGGTATTGAACTTGTAGAGTGGCTAGTTGGCcggaaggaaaaagggaaaggggtTATTGTTGAGGAGTCCAATGTTGATGCCTAA
- a CDS encoding uncharacterized protein (putative dehydrogenase domain of multifunctional non-ribosomal peptide synthetases and related enzymes), translating to MATAVGNRLLPHVVDNDAETNPNGTFGLILKDNNIPNQWIPLTKRQLAQAVNHVAWWFEQTVTEHCDTTTVAYMGPNDIRYVICAIALAKVGYKVNSQHTFLPSTRNSAEANAHLLRAVGCKCLLWGGQSQSAHGQALVPDLQVWRFPSLDDLLTSSVSHYPYHKTYQEAEDETFVILHSSGTTGNPKPVPLTHGYLSVLDRGTPPGTPSDCICGLWNCVEKGDSMFGMSPLFHIAGFTTIIDAIFHGHQIIHYSSKPDIDSVLDALSTLRPRGAVIPPSLLQDMSRTPQALKALSKIEYVIFAGGPLSAEAGDTISKYCKLIPCIGSTELGHIPPTKSKATPEDWKYYQWPYYPDIHMELHEEGLYEMVIRRSPDSRLLHGVFHVFPELQEWRTKDLFSKHPTEGGLWRFESRTDDIIVLGNGEKVNPIEMEAAIEGHDLVRNAMIAGRGMTECVLLVEPDWDKFGDRDLDDGFIDEIWDSVEAANKQGPGYAYIEKDRIGIASREKPFQMNAKGTLRRALVCKDYESEISALGDDDPLNPVGSSSDAFQGDDVQTFIRQVVSSVSPNLELEEDTDFFATGLDSLQVIRMARIVTRGISMGSKESRGIHIDPQVIYRYCTIKSLSAYLSNAIEGNVSNGEAEDKVEDVQATLKHITNKYTASLPKIEHKALQVPSQFNIILTGSTGSLGSYLLDVLLSEPSIKKVYCLNRSSDAFERQRSSFHDRQLNVKALLSPKAEFLTTNLDDKTLGLSQSKYAELLNKTDAIVHNAWKVDFNLSVHSFEKDNIRGTRNLLDLCISSRKTVHMYFVSSIATTSGWDPSRGKIPEDILPNTVEPPLQGYGQSKYVAENICLAASTRSGVPVTILRVGQVAGPTTKSGGYWNPDEWFPSLVFTSKSMGSIPESLGMPVEWIPVVQNTLAQVVLEIIQCGQDGYTFTNNSEAHRSKSR from the exons ATGGCCACCGCAGTTGGAAATCGTCTACTTCCCCATGTTGTGGACAATGACGCCGAAACCAACCCTAATGGCACCTTCGGTCTGATACTAAAAGACAACAacattccaaatcaatggaTACCACTCACCAAAAGACAACTAGCCCAAGCAGTGAACCATGTTGCCTGGTGGTTCGAGCAGACAGTTACTGAGCACTGCGACACGACGACAGTTGCTTACATGGGCCCAAACGATATCCGCTACGTGATATGTGCTATTGCTCTCGCAAAAGTGGGCTATAAGGTTAATAGCCAGCAC ACATTCCTCCCATCCACACGCAACTCCGCCGAAGCAAATGCGCATCTCCTCCGTGCTGTCGGTTGTAAATGTCTTCTATGGGGTGGTCAATCTCAATCAGCACACGGACAAGCCCTCGTACCGGATTTACAAGTCTGGAGATTTCCGTcccttgatgatcttttgACTAGTAGCGTTTCCCACTACCCGTACCACAAAACatatcaagaagctgaagatgaaaccTTCGTGATCTTGCACTCCTCCGGGACAACAG GAAACCCGAAACCCGTCCCATTGACACATGGATATCTCTCCGTGTTGGACAGAGGCACACCACCCGGTACACCCTCGGACTGTATATGTGGACTATGGAACTGCGTAGAAAAAGGAGACTCAATGTTCGGAATGAGTCCTCTCTTCCATATAGCCGGGTTTACCACAATCATAGACGCCATTTTCCATGGCCACCAGATAATCCACTACTCCTCCAAGCCGGACATCGATTCCGTACTCGACGCACTATCGACACTTCGTCCACGAGGCGCAGTCATCCCACCATCTCTACTACAAGACATGAGCAGGACACCACAGGCACTCAAGGCGCTCTCAAAGATCGAGTACGTGATCTTTGCCGGCGGGCCACTTTCCGCCGAGGCCGGTGATACAATCTCTAAATATTGCAAGCTGATCCCTTGCATCGGATCCACGGAGTTGGGACACATCCCGCCGACAAAATCGAAGGCGACACCTGAGGACTGGAAATATTACCAATGGCCCTATTACCCAGATATACATATGGAGCTACACGAGGAGGGTTTATATGAGATGGTCATTCGTCGATCACCGGATAGCCGTCTGCTTCATGGGGTCTTTCATGTTTTCCCCGAGCTGCAGGAATGGAGGACCAAGGATCTGTTTTCGAAACATCCCACGGAAGGTGGATTGTGGCGGTTTGAAAGCAGAACAGATGATATAATCGTCCttgggaatggagaaaaggTTAATCCTATTGAGATGGAGGCGGCCATCGAAGGTCATGATCTCGTGCGTAACGCTATGATCGCTGGCCGGGGGATGACTGAATGTGTGCTTTTAGTGGAACCGGACTGGGACAAGTTTGGGGACCGGGACCTGGATGATGGTTTTATCGATGAGATCTGGGATAGTGTTGAGGCTGCGAATAAGCAGGGGCCGGGGTATGCTTACATTGAGAAGGATAGAATTGGAATAGCGAGCCGTGAGAAACCGTTTCAAATGAATGCTAAAGGGACACTGAGACGTGCGTTGGTCTGCAAGGACTATGAATCTGAGATATCGGCCTTGGGGGATGATGACCCTCTGAACCCAGTGGGATCTTCGAGTGATGCCTTTCAGGGTGATGATGTGCAGACTTTCATACGGCAGGTAGTGTCTTCTGTTTCCCCGAATCTCGAACTCGAGGAAGACACGGACTTCTTTGCGACTGGGTTGGACTCACTGCAGGTGATTCGAATGGCTCGGATCGTTACCCGGGGCATCAGTATGGGTTCGAAAGAGAGTCGTGGGATACATATTGATCCCCAAGTAATTTACAGATACTGCACTATCAAGAGCCTTAGCGCATATCTGTCGAATGCTATAGAAGGAAACGTCAGTAACGGTGAAGCAGAAGACAAAGTCGAAGACGTGCAAGCGACGTTGAAACATATCACGAACAAATACACTGCCTCACTTCCAAAGATAGAGCACAAAGCTCTACAGGTTCCTTCTCAGTTCAATATTATACTCACAGGATCAACCGGCTCACTCGGAAGCTATCTCCTTGACGTACTATTATCAGAACCTTCGATTAAGAAAGTCTACTGCCTAAACAGATCATCCGACGCCTTCGAAAGACAGAGGTCCTCATTCCACGACAGACAACTAAATGTGAAAGCATTATTATCACCCAAAGCCGAATTTCTCACAACAAACCTCGATGATAAAACCCTAGGCTTATCCCAAAGCAAATACGCCGAACTCCTGAATAAAACAGACGCCATCGTGCACAACGCCTGGAAAGTAGACTTCAATTTATCCGTACACTCATTCGAGAAAGATAACATACGCGGCACGCGGAACCTACTGGACCTATGCATATCCAGCCGAAAAACAGTGCATATGTACTTTGTGTCCTCAATTGCCACGACATCCGGCTGGGATCCATCGAGGGGAAAGATCCCAGAGGATATTCTACCTAATACGGTCGAGCCTCCGTTACAAGGGTATGGCCAATCGAAGTACGTAGCCGAGAATATCTGTTTGGCTGCATCTACTCGTTCTGGTGTTCCGGTAACTATCTTGCGAGTCGGGCAAGTTGCGGGACCAACAACAAAGTCTGGGGGATATTGGAATCCGGACGAGTggtttccttctttggtctTTACCTCGAAGTCGATGGGTTCTATACCTGAGTCGTTGGGTATGCCGGTTGAGTGGATTCCTGTT GTGCAGAATACACTGGCCCAGGTCGTTCTAGAAATCATTCAATGCGGTCAAGATG GCTACACTTTTACCAACAATTCAGAGGCGCATCGGAGCAAATCCCGTTAG
- a CDS encoding PLAC8 family protein (predicted protein) produces MPEATDKIYRSWPHGPPTYSQANPSHSRDITQNPDWNYSLFDCCDPGSLCLMSWCLPCLTFGKTQARNHDATLNGFSYCNADCTIFTGLALIYSHWIIQTIRRGEMRERYGIKGSCCGDCCATFFCSCCALVQEEKEAELRTRAELGYQMTPGMEYK; encoded by the exons ATGCCCGAAGCAACAGACAAAATCTACCGCTCCTGGCCTCATGGACCCCCGACATACTCACAAGCCAACCCGAGTCATTCGCGAGATATCACGCAGAACCCGGACTGGAACTATTCCCTCTTCGACTGTTGCGACCCAGGCTCACTAT GCCTGATGAGCTGGTGTCTTCCATGCCTGACATTCGGCAAAACCCAAGCCAGGAACCACGATGCTACCTTGAACGGTTTTAGCTATTGCAACGCAGAC TGCACGATTTTCACAGGTCTCGCCCTCATCTACTCCCATTGGATCATCCAGACTATCAGACGCGGTGAGATGCGCGAACGCTACGGTATCAAGGGCAGTTGTTGTGGGGATTGCTGTGCGAcgtttttctgttcttgttgcGCTCTGGTtcaggaggagaaggaggctgagTTGCGGACGAGAGCTGAGTTGGGGTATCAGATGACGCCGGGGATGGAGTATAAATGA
- a CDS encoding uncharacterized protein (predicted protein), with protein MKLQQSAIQGRDYHVVAERHYNIAIREVAAAVPRLNKENCHAIYTAAVHIFVCSLAMGPRPGEYMAFREDGQDGLLSLFIGVRTVLEISSKLFSPDVVLKGDEGESGSESDPAAETTGPVRSSTIASEYGYWMDQLRHLIESELVREGTLNPVYRTVFERLHECYDAVYSPFSPVTTALLSPCIFGWLYRLPNAFMFGLRQRHQPALVIFSYFVLLLDELTWNWFLQDWPRHILIGIHRNLDVYHQQYIQWPMHCVASKA; from the coding sequence ATGAAGCTGCAACAGTCTGCTATCCAAGGGAGAGATTATCATGTGGTAGCTGAGCGACACTATAACATCGCCATTCGCGAAGTGGCAGCGGCAGTGCCACGGCTGAATAAAGAGAACTGCCATGCAATTTATACCGCCGCTGTTCACATCTTCGTCTGCTCACTCGCCATGGGTCCGCGACCAGGCGAGTACATGGCTTTTCGAGAGGATGGTCAAGACGGCCTTCTATCCTTGTTCATCGGTGTCCGGACAGTATTGGAGATAAGCAGCAAGTTGTTTTCACCAGATGTAGTTCTAAAGGGCGATGAAGGGGAATCAGGCTCCGAGTCAGATCCGGCCGCAGAAACCACAGGCCCCGTCAGAAGCTCAACTATCGCTTCTGAATATGGGTATTGGATGGACCAGTTGCGGCATCTTATAGAATCCGAGCTTGTCAGGGAAGGTACGCTTAATCCAGTTTATCGTACGGTGTTCGAACGACTTCACGAGTGCTACGATGCTGTCTATAGCCCCTTTTCGCCCGTAACGACTGCACTTCTATCACCATGCATATTCGGCTGGCTCTATAGACTGCCAAACGCGTTCATGTTTGGACTTAGACAGCGACACCAGCCGGCATTGGTGATATTCTCTTATTTCGTCCTCTTGTTGGATGAGCTCACCTGGAATTGGTTTCTTCAAGATTGGCCTAGACACATTCTCATCGGCATTCACCGTAACCTCGACGTCTACCACCAGCAATATATCCAGTGGCCTATGCACTGCGTGGCATCCAAAGCCTAG